CTGGTGGTGTCGGCGGCCGATGGCCCGATGCCGCAGACGCGCGAGCACATTCTGCTGGCGCGGCAGGTGGGTGTGCCCTACATCGTGGTGTACATGAACAAGGCGGACATGGTTGACGACAAGGAGCTGCTCGAGCTGGTGGAGCTGGAGGTTCGCGACCTGTTGTCGACGTATGAATTTCCTGGCGACAAGACGCCGATCATTATTGGGTCGGCGCTGAAGGCGCTGGAAGGGGACAAGAGCGAGATTGGTGCGCAGTCGATCGAGAAGCTGGTGGCGGCGCTCGATGAGTACATTCCGGAGCCTGTGCGTGCGGTGGACGGGCCGTTTCTGATGCCGATCGAGGATGTATTTTCGATATCCGGTCGAGGCACGGTGGTGACGGGTCGTGCCGAGCGCGGGAAGATCAAGGTGGGTGAGGAGATCGAGATTGTGGGGATTCGCCCGACGCAGAAGACGATCTGCACGGGGGTGGAGATGTTTCGCAAGCTGCTCGATGAGGGGCAGGCGGGCGACAACGTAGGGATTCTGCTGCGGGGCACGAAGCGTGAGGAAGTCGAGCGAGGCCAGGTGCTGGCGAAGCCCGGGTCGATCACGCCGCACACGCACTTTGAGGCGGAGGTGTACGTGCTGACGAAGGAAGAAGGGGGTCGCCACACGCCGTTCTTCAAGGGTTATCGGCCGCAGTTTTACTTCCGTACGACGGATGTGACCGGGGCGGTGGAGTTGCCCGAGGCGACCGAGATGGTGATGCCCGGTGACAACATCAAGATGAAGGTCAAACTGATCAACCCGATTGCGATGGAGAACGGCCTGCGCTTTGCCATCCGCGAGGGCGGCAGAACCGTCGGCGCCGGCGTCGTGGCCAAGATCATCGAGTAGGTTTTTTCAGACAACAGTTTTTGGTCAGGTAGCGCTTTGTGTGAGCCGCGATTGCGGTTGCGGCATGAATGAAGGTCACCTGCGGCACAGGCCAGTAGCTCAATTGGCAGAGCGTCGGTCTCCAAAACCGAAGGTTGGGGGTTCGAGACCCTCCTGGCCTGCCAACGCAGCAAACTGAACGGTAACAGGCGGGATGAACACTAAGGCAGAGCCGGGTCCCGGCACGCTGGACACAGTCAAGCTTTTTGTCGCTGCCTTGCTGATGCTTGGTGGGATCGTCGCGTATTACCTGTTCGCCGATGTTTCGGTCGTCGTCCGGGTATTGGCGATGTTCGGCGGGCTGGCGGCTGGCGTGGCGATCGCCTTTCAGAGTACGCAGGGCCGGCAGCTCTGGCAGTTCATTCAGGGATCACGCGTTGAACTGCGCAAGGTCGTATGGCCCACGCAGCAGGAGACGATGCAGACGACCATGATGGTCGTCGTTTTTGCGGTGCTGCTGGCGTTTTTCTTCTTTCTGGTGGATCTGCTCCTGCTCAAGCTGACGCAGTTCCTCACCGGGCAGGGAGGGTAGGGTATGGCCCTCAAGTGGTACGTCGTGCATGCCTATTCCAACTTCGAGAACAAGGTCAAGTCCTCTCTCGAGGAACGAATCAAGCTCAAAGGCCTGCAGGACAAATTCGGCAAGATCATGGTCCCGACGGAAGAAGTCGTTGAGATGCGGGAAGGCCACAAGCGTCGGAGCGAGCGCAAGTTCTTCCCCGGCTATGTTCTGGTGCAAATGGAGTTGGACGACGAAACCTGGCATCTGGTCAAGGAAGTCCCGAAAGTCCTCGGATTCATCGGGGGGTCGAGCGACAGGCCCGCTCCGATCACGGACCAGGAAGCCGACTTCATCCTGCACCGGGTGGAGGAAGGCGTCGACAAGCCGCGCCCGAAGGTGCTGTTCGAGCCCGGCGAGGTCGTGCGCGTGACCGATGGGCCGTTCAACGATTTCAGCGGCGTGGTCGAAAACGTGAATTACGAGAAGAACAAGCTTCGGGTTGCAGTGCAGATCCTCGGGCGGTCTACGCCGGTCGAGCTGGATTTCAGTCAGGTTGAGAAGAGTTGATGGCGCGTGGCCGATCGCGTTGACGCGGCAGGCTCGCACAGGGAACCGACATGGCGAAGAAAGTAGACAAGTACATCAAGCTGCAGGTTGCAGCCGGACAGGCGAATCCCAGTCCGCCGGTTGGCCCGGCGCTCGGTCAGGCGGGCGTCAATATCATGGAGTTCTGCAAGTCGTTCAACGCGCAGACCCAGGGCATGGAAGCGGGCACCCCGCTGCCAGTGGTAATCACTGTCTACAGTGACCGCAGTTTTACCTTTGTCACCAAGACCCCTCCCGCGAGCGTATTGCTGCGCAAGGCTGCGCGTGTCGAGAAAGGCAGTGGTGTGCCGAACAAGAACAAGGTCGGCAAGGTTACCCGGCAACAGGTCGAGGAAATAGCCAAGACCAAGATGCCGGACTTGACGGCAGCGGATCTAGATGCGGCGGTGCGCACCATCGCGGGCAGCGCACGCAGCATGGGTCTGGACGTGGAGGGCCTGTGAAATGACGTCGGTCACGAAACGAATGAAGCGTCACGGCGATCGCGTAAAGCGGACGGAACTGCATTCGCTTGACGAAGCGCTCTCGATCGTCAAGGAGATGGCGGGTTCGAAATTCCGCGAGTCAGTGGACGTGGCAATCAATCTGGGCATCGATGCATCCAAGTCGGATCAGGCGGTGCGTGGATCCACGGTGCTGCCGCACGGGACAGGCAAGAAGATTCGGGTGGCCGTATTTGCCCAGGGAGACAATGCGGCCAAGGCACAGGCTGCAGGTGCCGATGTCGTCGGTTTCGAGGATCTGGCCGAGCGCATGAAGGGCGGAGAACTCGATTTCGACACCGTCATTGCCACGCCGGATGCGATGCGCGTCGTCGGCCAGCTCGGGCGGGTTCTCGGTCCGCGGGGCCTGATGCCGAATCCCAAGGTGGGAACGGTGGCGACCGATGTCGAAAGCGCGGTACGCAATGCGAAATCGGGCCAGGTTCGATACCGGACCGACAAGGCCGGCATCGTGCATTGCCCGATCGGCAAAGCGGATTTCGAGATTCAGGCCCTGAAAGAGAACCTGCTGGCGTTGCTGAACGACATCCGGAAAGCACGACCTGCGCAGGCCAAGGGCCAGTATCTGAAACGTGTGACCGTATCGTCCACGATGGGACCTGGCGTTGGTGTCGACCAGGCCAGTATCGAGGTGGTGCAGTAAAGGAACACCACCCGTTTCCCGGGTGGAGCAGGATTTGCCGCTGGTCGGGAGCAGCGCCCGGCGGCGGGTAAGGTATGCGGCCACGCTGCTGTGGCCGTCGTCGAAGACCGCCGGCGTCGCAATTCCGTCAAAGCGGGTTGCGGCTTAATGGGCCAGGGGCCCGCCAGCGCAGACGGTGTATGCCGAGTCAGATCTTTCTGGCGAGGTCGCCGTCGGTAATTCCATCTCTGCAGGAGATGGCGCGACCATCGGCCCGATGATGGCCGACCGGACGCGACGGATGACTGTCAGGAGGAACTATGGGCTTGGGACTGGATGACAAGAAGGCGCTGGTGGCGGAGGTCAACGCAGTGGCCGCGACGGCGCAGTCGGCGGTGGCCGCGCATTACCGTGGCTTGAGCGTCTCGCAGATGACTTCCCTTCGTGCCAAGGCGCGCAAGGAAGGCGTCTACATGCGGGTCGTGAAAAACACGCTCGCGCGTAAGGCGGTGGAAGGCACGGACTTCGCGTGCCTGCGGGACTCGCTCAAGGGGCCGACTATTCTTGCTTTCTCGCGTGAGGAGCCGGGTGCGGCAGCGCGGGTTGTCAAGGAGTTTGCCAAGGACAACGAGACTCTCGTGGCGGTGGCCCTGGCCATCGGCGGCCAGCTGTACCCGGCGAGTGAGCTGAGCCGTGTAGCCAGCCTGCCGACGTTACAGGAGGCCCGATCGAAGCTGCTGGGACTGTTCCAGGCTCCGATGTCGCAGTTCGTCCGCACCCTTGCAGAGCCACCGGCCAAGTTCGCGCGCGTTCTGGCCGCCTTCCGCGACAAGCAGGGCGGCGCCTGAGCGCCCGATCCATAAACATCTGACTTTTTGCCTACATTTAGCCAGGAGAAAACCACATGTCCGTTTCACGTCAGGAAATCAAGGAAGCCCTCGGCAAGATGCCGGTGATGGAGCTCGTGAGTCTCATCAAGGAACTCGAAGAAGAATGGGGCGTCTCGGCGGCCGCGCCGGTGGCGGTGGCTGCAGTTGCCGGCGCCGGTGGCGGTGCTGCTGCGGCGGCTGAGGAGCAGACCGAGTTCAACGTGATCATGACGGCTTTCGGCGAGAACAAGGTCGGTGTGATCAAGGCGATCCGCACCATTACCGGTCTCGGCCTGAAAGAGGCCAAGGACCTCGTCGAGGGTGTGCCCTCGACCGTGAAGGAAGGCGTTTCCAAGGACGATGCTGCGAAGATCAAGAAGGATCTCGAGGAAGCCGGCGCGAAGGTCGAGATCAAGTAGTCCCTCGGGGCTGCGGACCGGTCGCGTTGCGCAATCCTTACATCAGTAGGCGGTCTTTGCCCGTCTGCACTGCCGGCGTTGCGGGGCGTGCATGCCCCGCGCCGGTGTCGAACCACCCTGCGGCGGTGTCGCAGGGCTGTCGGCTTTTTTAGAGGTGCTCTCAGATGGCGTACTCCTTCACCGAGAAAAAGCGAATCCGCAAGGATTTCGGAAAACGTCCCAGCATCCTGGAGGTTCCATACCTGCTGTCGATCCAGCTGGACTCGTATCGGCAGTTCCTCCAGGAGGGCGTCGATCCGGAAAACAGGCCGGATCTCGGGCTGCACGCTGCCTTCAAGAGCGTTTTTCCCATCGTGAGCTATTCCGGTGGTGCGGCGCTCGAGTACCTCAATTACCGACTGGGTGATCCGGTCTTCGACGTCAAGGAGTGTCAGCTCCGCGGCCTTACCTATGCGGCACCGCTGCGGGTAAAGGTGCGCCTGGTCATTTTCGATCGTGAGGCGGCCGGCGGGAAGAAAGCAGTCAAGGAGGTGCGCGAGCAGGAGGTCTATCTCGGTGAAATGCCGCTGATGACCGACCACGGCACCTTCGTGATCAATGGCACGGAGCGCGTGATCGTCTCGCAGCTGCATCGTTCGCCAGGAGTCTTCTTCGATCACGACAAGGGCAAGACGCACTCCTCCGGAAAGCTGCTGTTTTCCGCGCGGGTCATTCCGTACCGCGGTTCCTGGCTGGATTTCGAGTTCGATCCCAAGGATGCTGTGTTCGCCCGTATTGATCGCCGGCGAAAGCTGCCGGTCAGCATCATCCTGCGCGCGCTCGGGATGACGAACCAGGAGATGCTCGATGTCTTCTTCGAGAAGGTTGATTTCCACCTCGCGAAGAAAGAAATCAAGATGGAGCTCGTTCCTCAGCGTCTTCGCGGTGAAACGGCCGCATTCGACGTCAAGGCCGGCACCCGGGTCATTGTCGAGGAAGGCAAGCGGATCACTGCCCGCCATGTGATGGAGCTGCAGAAGGCCGGCGTCCGCAATGTCGTCGTGCCGGTCGAGTACCTGCACGGCAAGATTCTTGCTCATGACGTCGCCGACAAGTCGACCGGTGAGCTTCTGGCCCGCTCGAACGATGAACTGACCAGCGACCTGCTGCAGCGATTGATCGACAAGGGCATTGATCACGTGCAGACGTTGTTCGTCAATGACCTCGACCATGGGCCATATATTTCGAACACGCTGCGGATCGACGCGACGACCAATCGGCTGGAAGCCCTGGTCGAGATCTACCGGATGATGCGCCCGGGCGAGCCGCCGACGAAGGACGCGGCTGAGAATCTCTTTGCGAACCTGTTTTTCAACATGGAGCGCTACGACCTTTCGCCCGTTGGTCGCATGAAGTTCAACCGGCGGGTCGGGCGAAAGGAAATCACCGGATCGGGCGTTCTCAGTCGCGAAGACATCATCGACGTCCTCAAGGTGCTGATGGAGATACGTAACGGGCGCGGTCAGGTTGATGATATCGATCACCTGGGTAATCGCCGCGTGCGCTGCGTGGGCGAGATGGCAGAGAACGCGTTTCGCGTCGGGCTCGTGCGTGTCGAGCGCGCGGTGAAAGAGCGCCTCACCCTGGCGGAGGCCGAGGGGTTGATGCCGCAGGAACTCATCAACGCCAAGCCGGTCGCGGCGGCCGTCAAGGAGTTCTTCGGCTCCAGTCAGTTGTCGCAGTTCATGGATCAGAACAACCCGCTGTCCGAGGTCACGCACAAGCGGCGGGTCTCGGCGCTCGGGCCGGGCGGCCTGACGCGGGAGCGTGCCGGGTTCGAAGTGCGCGACGTGCATCCGACGCACTACGGCCGTGTGTGCCCCATCGAGACACCGGAAGGTCCGAATATCGGACTGATCAACTCGCTGTCCGTCTATGCGCGGACCAACGAGTACGGCTTCCTGGAGACGCCATATCGTCTCGTGAAAGGCGGGCGGGTTACCGAAGAGATCCAGTATCTGTCCGCAATCGAGGAGGGCCAGTACGTCATCGCCCAGGCGAACGCGCAACTGAGCCCGAAAGGCGAGTTCATTGACGAGCTGGTGTCAGTGCGCCACCAGAATGAATTCACCATCATGCCGCGGGAGCAGATCCAGCTCATGGACATTTCCCCGCGGCAGATCGTGTCCGTCGCGGCTGCGCTGATTCCATTCCTGGAACACGATGATGCCAATCGCGCGCTCATGGGCTCGAACATGCAGCGCCAGGCCGTGCCGACGCTCAAGTCCGAAACACCACTGGTGGGCACCGGCATGGAGCGTCCGGTCGCCATCGACTCCGGCGTGACCGTGGTCGCAAAGCGCGGCGGGACCGTGGATTCGGTGGACGCGTCCCGAATCGTGGTTCGCGTCAGTGACGAGGAAACCCGCGCAGGCGAGCCGGGCGTCGATATCTACAACCTGACCAAGTACACGCGTTCAAACCAGAACACGTGCATCAATCAGCGACCGCTGGTGAACGCGGGTGACGTGATTGCGCGCGGCGACGTGCTCGCCGATGGTGCTTCGACCAGTCTTGGAGAGCTTGCTCTCGGGCAGAACCTCCTCGTCGCGTTCATGCCCTGGAATGGTTACAACTTCGAGGACTCCATCCTGATCTCGGAGCGCCTGGTGGAGGAGGACCGCTTTACGACGATCCACATCGAGGAGCTGTCCTGCGTGGCGCGTGATACGAAACTCGGCCCGGAGGAGATCACGGCCGATATCCCCAACGTCGGCGAGGCAGCGCTCGCGAAACTCGACGAAGCAGGAATCGCCTTCATCGGCGCCGAGGTCCGCGCAGGCGACATCCTCGTCGGCAAGGTAACGCCCAAAGGCGAGACCCAGCTGACCCCCGAGGAGAAGCTGTTGCGCGCCATCTTCGGCGAGAAGGCGTCGGACGTGAAGGACACCTCGTTGCGTGTGCCGCCCGGCATGGACGGCACCGTAATCGACGTGCGCGTGTTCACGCGCGATGGCGTCGAGAAAGACAGCCGGGCGCTCGCCATCGAGTCGAGCGAGCTGGAGTCGGTCCGCAAGGATCTCGATGACCAGCAGCGGATACTGGAAAACGACATCTTCCAGCGCGTAGACCGTCTGCTGGTCGGCAAGCAGGCTGAGGGCGGGCCGAGCAAGCTGGAGGCAGGGAGCCGCATCACGCGGGCGTACCTTGACGAGGTGCCGCGCGAGAAGTGGTTCGACATCCGCCTCCGTAACGACGAAGCCAACATCCAGCTCGAGCAGGCGGCGATCCGGTTGCGCGAGCAACGCGATCAGTTCGAGCGGCGCTTTGAGGAAAAGAAGCGAAAGATCACCGCAGGCGACGATTTGCCGCCCGGTGTTCTGAAGATGGTCAAGGTCTACCTCGCGGTAAAGCGTCGCATCCAGCCGGGCGACAAGATGGCAGGGCGCCATGGCAACAAGGGCGTCATATCGACCATTGTCCCCGTCGAAGATATGCCGTATCTGGCGGACGGCACGCCGGTCGACATCGTGCTCAACCCGCTCGGTGTGCCATCGAGAATGAACGTCGGCCAGGTGCTGGAAACTCACCTCGGCTGGGCGGCGAAAGGCCTCGGACGGCGTATCGGGGAAATGCTCGAGCTGAACGCCGAGGGCTCGAGGATCCGGGCCTTCCTGGAGGAGATCTACAACAAGACCGGCGGGCAGAAGGCGGACATCCAGAGTCTGTCGGATACCGAGGTGCTGGAACTTGCCGGCAACCTTCGTGGCGGCGTGCCGATGGCAACGCCCGTGTTCGACGGTGCTACGGAGCCCGAGATCAAGCATCTGCTCGAGCTTGCAGGGCTCCCGCTGACCGGGCAGGCCACGCTGGTCGACGGCCGGACCGGAGAGGCGTTCGACCGGCCGATTACCGTCGGATACATGTACATGATGAAGCTCAATCATCTGGTCGATGACAAGATGCATGCGCGGTCGACCGGGCCCTACAGCCTGGTTACTCAGCAACCGCTTGGCGGCAAGGCGCAGTTCGGCGGTCAGCGGTTCGGTGAGATGGAAGTCTGGGCGCTCGAGGCTTACGGCGCGTCCTATACGCTCCAGGAGATGCTGACGGTCAAGTCCGACGACGTTCAGGGTCGCACCAAGATGTACAAAAACATCGTCGATGGCACTCACGAGATGGATGCCGGGATGCCGGAGTCCTTCAACGTGCTTGTGAAAGAGGTGCGCTCGCTGGCCATAAACGTCGAACTCGAGCAGAACTGAGACCCCACGGACAGGTGCCCCCATGAAGGATTTACTTAAGCTTTTCAAGCAGCAGAGCACGGTCGAGGACTTCGACGCGATCCGCATCGGGCTGGCCTCGCCGGACATGATCCGGTCCTGGTCCTTCGGTGAGGTGAAAAAGCCTGAAACCATCAATTACCGGACCTTCAAGCCCGAACGTGATGGGCTGTTCTGCGCCAAGATCTTCGGGCCCATCAAGGACTACGAGTGTCTTTGCGGCAAGTACAAGCGGCTGAAGCATCGCGGCGTCGTCTGCGAGAAGTGCGGCGTCGAGGTGACTCAGACCAAGGTCCGCCGCGAACGGATGGGTCATATCGAGCTGGCGAGCCCCGTCGCGCACATCTGGTTTCTGAAATCGTTGCCGTCACGAATCGGCCTCATGCTGGACATGACTCTGCGCGAGATAGAGCGGATCCTCTATTTCGAGGCGTTTGTCGTTGTCGAGCCAGGCATGACGCCGCTCGAACGCGGGCAGTTGCTGACCGACGAGCAGTATCTCGAGGCGATCGAATCTCATGGCGATGAGTTCGACGCCCGCATGGGCGCGGAAGCGATCCACCAGATGTTGCGCACGCTCGACTTGCAGAAAGAGATGGTCAGAGTGCGCGAGGACATCGACGGCACGACCTCGGAGGCCAAGATCAAGCGGCTCTCCAAGCGCTTGAAGCTGATCGAGGCGTTCATCGAGTCCGGTAATCACCCGGAATGGATGGTGATGACGGTACTGCCGGTGTTGCCACCGGACCTGCGCCCGCTGGTGCCACTCGATGGCGGTCGATTCGCGACATCGGATCTCAACGATCTGTATCGCCGCGTGATCAATCGCAACAACCGGCTGCGCCGCCTGCTCGAGCTGAACGCGCCGGACATCATTGTCCGGAACGAGAAGCGCATGCTGCAGGAAGCGGTCGACGCGCTGCTGGACAACGGCCGGCGTGGACGGGCCATTACCGGCACCAATCGCCGCCCGCTGAAATCGCTTGCGGACATGATCAAAGGCAAGCAGGGCCGCTTCCGGCAGAACCTGCTCGGCAAGCGGGTCGATTACTCGGGCCGGTCGGTGATCGTCGTTGGACCGACGCTCAAGCTGCACCAGTGCGGGTTGCCTAAGAAGATGGCGCTCGAGCTGTTCAAGCCCTTTATTTTCGCGAAGCTGCAGCTCAGGGGCGAGGCCACCACCATCAAGGCGGCAAAGCGGCTGGTCGAGCGCGAAGGGCCGGAGGTCTGGGACATCCTCGAAGAAGTCATCCGCGAGCATCCGGTGCTCCTGAACCGGGCGCCAACGCTGCATCGATTGGGCATCCAGGCATTCGAGCCGGTGCTGATTGAAGGCAAGGCGATCCAGCTCCATCCGCTGGTCTGCACGGCGTTCAACGCCGACTTCGACGGTGATCAGATGGCGGTCCACGTGCCCCTCTCGCTGGAGGCGCAGCTCGAGGCGCGGGCGCTGATGATGTCCACCAACAACATTCTGTCGCCGGCCAATGGTGATCCCATCATCGTGCCGTCGCAGGATGTCGTGCTCGGCCTGTACTACATGACGCGTGATCGCGTCGATGCACCTGGCGACGGGATGATCTTTTCGGATGTCCAGGAAGTCCACCGGGCGTATGAAAGCCGCCTGGTCGATTTGCACGCACGGATCCGCGCTCGAATCACGGATAGCGAAATCGGCGAAGACGGCGTCATCAAGGCCCGTACCCGTCTGGTAGAGACCACGGTTGGGCGAGCGCTGCTCTCCGACATTCTGCCCGAGGGCATGAGCTTTGAGCTGATCAACCGGAACATGGACAAGAAGTCCATCTCCGCCTGCATAAACCAGTGCTACCGGCAGGTGGGGCTGAAGAAGACGGTCGTGTTTGCCGACCGGCTCATGTACACCGGTTTCTACTACGCCACTCGTGCCGGAATCTCGATCGGCGTCAATGACATGTACGTTCCAGAGGAGAAAAACCGGATCCTCGAGGCGGCCGACAAGGAGGTCAAGGAGATTCAGGAACAGTTTGCCGGCGGTCTTGTCACCAATGGCGAGCGTTACAACCGCGTCGTCGATATCTGGTCCCGCACCAATGACCTGGTGGCGAAGGCCATGATGGAGAAACTCGGCAAGGAGGAAGTTGTTTCGGCGACGGGCGAAAAGCTGCACCAGCCATCATTCAACTCCATATTCATGATGGCCGATTCGGGTGCGCGCGGTTCCGCTGCCCAGATCCGCCAGCTCGCGGGAATGCGCGGCCTCATGGCGAAGCCTGATGGCTCGATCATCGAAACGCCGATTACGGCGAATTTTCGCGAGGGCCTAGACGTCCTGCAGTACTTCATTTCGACTCACGGTGCCCGCAAGGGGCTCGCCGATACTGCGCTGAAGACCGCGAACTCAGGTTACCTGACCCGCCGACTCGTCGATGTGGCCCAGGATCTCGTCGTGACGGAAGTCGACTGCGGCACCCTCGCCGGTCTGCTGATGACCCCGCTGGTTGAAGGGGGTGATGTGGTCGAGCCCTTGCGCGAGCGGGTGCTCGGACGCGTGCTTGCCGAAGCGGTCACGCAGCCCGGTGACGGGACTCTGTTGCTGGAGGCCG
This genomic interval from Gammaproteobacteria bacterium contains the following:
- the rpoC gene encoding DNA-directed RNA polymerase subunit beta', with translation MKDLLKLFKQQSTVEDFDAIRIGLASPDMIRSWSFGEVKKPETINYRTFKPERDGLFCAKIFGPIKDYECLCGKYKRLKHRGVVCEKCGVEVTQTKVRRERMGHIELASPVAHIWFLKSLPSRIGLMLDMTLREIERILYFEAFVVVEPGMTPLERGQLLTDEQYLEAIESHGDEFDARMGAEAIHQMLRTLDLQKEMVRVREDIDGTTSEAKIKRLSKRLKLIEAFIESGNHPEWMVMTVLPVLPPDLRPLVPLDGGRFATSDLNDLYRRVINRNNRLRRLLELNAPDIIVRNEKRMLQEAVDALLDNGRRGRAITGTNRRPLKSLADMIKGKQGRFRQNLLGKRVDYSGRSVIVVGPTLKLHQCGLPKKMALELFKPFIFAKLQLRGEATTIKAAKRLVEREGPEVWDILEEVIREHPVLLNRAPTLHRLGIQAFEPVLIEGKAIQLHPLVCTAFNADFDGDQMAVHVPLSLEAQLEARALMMSTNNILSPANGDPIIVPSQDVVLGLYYMTRDRVDAPGDGMIFSDVQEVHRAYESRLVDLHARIRARITDSEIGEDGVIKARTRLVETTVGRALLSDILPEGMSFELINRNMDKKSISACINQCYRQVGLKKTVVFADRLMYTGFYYATRAGISIGVNDMYVPEEKNRILEAADKEVKEIQEQFAGGLVTNGERYNRVVDIWSRTNDLVAKAMMEKLGKEEVVSATGEKLHQPSFNSIFMMADSGARGSAAQIRQLAGMRGLMAKPDGSIIETPITANFREGLDVLQYFISTHGARKGLADTALKTANSGYLTRRLVDVAQDLVVTEVDCGTLAGLLMTPLVEGGDVVEPLRERVLGRVLAEAVTQPGDGTLLLEAGTLLDERKVRRLEEHGVDQVKVRSPITCETRYGVCAQCYGRDLARGHRVNIGESVGVIAAQSIGEPGTQLTMRTFHIGGAASRAAAASSVEVKRDGVLRLHNIKTVKHEKGYLVAVSRSGEIGIMDAQGRERERYKLPYGATIMANDGDPVKAGKIVATWDPHTHPVIAEVTGSLKFEDFVDGVSVTEQMDEITGLASIVIMDPKQRGFSGKELRPRARLVDSRNKEICFANTDIPAVYALPAGAIINMSDGAKVTIGDVIARIPQETSKTRDITGGLPRVADLFEARRPKEPAILAEHSGTISFGKETKGKRRLIITDEKGEKHEELIPKWRHLSVFEGEQIERGEIIADGEPNPHDILRLQGVDKLAEFLVREIQDVYRLQGVKINDKHIEVIIRQMLRKVEVVDAGDTSLLRGEQIERARVVDLNDTGRRDSKNPAVVEPLLLGITKASLATESFISAASFQETTRVLTEAAVRGLKDDLRGLKENVIVGRLIPAGTGYRFHADKRRTREQQLAEELQGLEQASAEPAPAAEQTQATVDE